A segment of the Planctomycetota bacterium genome:
CGCCGCAGGCGAGCCACAGGCTGAGTCGTGTCAATTGTGTGAATCGCTCCGCGATAGTCGTGGCGAGGTGACCACCCTGGCATATGTCGATCGGGGAAACCGTCGGCGTTTCCCGGGGCTGTCTGAGCGGGCTGAACGAGCCGGGCGGTCGCGCGGCCGGCCGGAGCACGGAGGCCTCGGTCCGCGGACCGCTAGCATACGGTCCGCGACGCCACGCCACCGCCCCGGAGGCACTTCCCGTGACCGCGCTTCAGCCGGGCCGATACCGCCATTACAAGGGGCGCGACTACGTCGTCATCGGCGTCGCCCGCCACAGCGAGTCGCTCGAGGAGGTGGTCGTCTACCGCCAGGAATATGGCGACCGCGGCCTGTGGGTCCGGCCGGCGGCGATGTTTGCCGAAACGGTGGTCGTCGATGGCCAACCGGTGCCGCGCTTCAGGCGGATCGACGACGGGGCGGAAGGATGACCGAGCCGCGCGAAGATGGCCTGCATTGGAAAACCTGATCCAGGCGGTATGAAGGTCAACGCCCCCTTGGGGGAGGAGACTTTCGATGACGCCACGACGACGGAGACGGCATAGCCCGGAGCAGGTGGTCGCGAAGCTGCGAGATGCACTCGCGTCTCAACGCTGGGAAGGAACTGGCAGCGGTGCTGCAGGCCTTGGAGATCAGCGAGGCGACGCTG
Coding sequences within it:
- a CDS encoding DUF1653 domain-containing protein, translated to MSIGETVGVSRGCLSGLNEPGGRAAGRSTEASVRGPLAYGPRRHATAPEALPVTALQPGRYRHYKGRDYVVIGVARHSESLEEVVVYRQEYGDRGLWVRPAAMFAETVVVDGQPVPRFRRIDDGAEG